From the genome of Geminocystis herdmanii PCC 6308, one region includes:
- a CDS encoding DUF433 domain-containing protein — MLANDMSIEEILRKYPDLQLENIQASLSYASLFSQRNFLRMTNLLTDTQKQEIIEDILVKKNNQQNFLRLMKQRREKGMIIARKSADFLKQNYGVSKVILFGSLLDYRKMNFNSDIDLAVWNLSEKDYFKAVGFLLEIAEDFSIDLVEIQNAKPYILESISEGIELKISE, encoded by the coding sequence ACAATTAGAGAATATTCAAGCCTCCCTTAGCTATGCCTCCTTGTTTAGCCAACGAAACTTTTTAAGAATGACAAATTTACTTACAGATACTCAAAAACAAGAAATTATTGAAGATATTTTAGTCAAAAAAAATAATCAACAAAATTTTTTAAGATTAATGAAACAAAGACGAGAAAAAGGAATGATAATTGCTAGAAAATCTGCTGATTTTTTAAAGCAAAATTATGGAGTGAGTAAAGTTATTCTATTCGGCTCTTTATTAGATTATAGGAAGATGAATTTTAATTCTGATATTGATTTAGCTGTCTGGAATTTATCAGAAAAAGATTATTTTAAAGCAGTGGGTTTTTTATTAGAAATAGCAGAAGATTTTTCGATCGACTTAGTAGAAATACAAAATGCAAAACCTTATATTTTAGAATCAATAAGTGAGGGAATTGAGTTAAAAATAAGTGAATGA
- a CDS encoding DNA cytosine methyltransferase translates to MKVLKELKFIDLFAGIGGFHQVLSYYGAKCVFASEWDKHCQEIYLKNYGILPEGDITIIPENQIPSHDILCAGFPCQAFSISGKQLGFNDTRGTLFFDIVRIAKYHQPSLLILENVKNFARHDEGKTLKVVENTLNEIGYDVFYQVLNASNFGVPQKRERIYILGFRKDLKVKKFAFPNSYSKATSLIDFCLDDSETKDFIINRSDIKIKENLEITRDILGNYPQKPIRIGTINKGGQGERIYHQYGHAITLSAYGGGIGAKTGIYLINGKIRKLAPRECARIMGFPDDFIISNSNNIAYKQFGNSVVVNVLSSIVENVLEINNLFADLILL, encoded by the coding sequence ATGAAAGTTTTAAAAGAGCTAAAATTTATCGATTTATTTGCAGGAATTGGCGGTTTTCATCAAGTATTAAGTTATTATGGTGCTAAATGTGTTTTTGCGTCTGAATGGGATAAACATTGTCAAGAAATTTACTTAAAAAATTATGGTATTTTACCTGAAGGAGATATAACAATAATTCCCGAAAATCAGATTCCTAGTCATGATATTTTGTGTGCAGGTTTTCCTTGTCAAGCCTTTAGTATTTCTGGTAAACAATTAGGATTTAATGATACTAGGGGTACTTTATTTTTTGATATAGTGAGAATTGCTAAATATCATCAACCGTCATTATTAATCTTAGAAAATGTGAAAAATTTTGCTAGGCATGATGAGGGAAAAACCTTAAAAGTTGTCGAAAATACTTTAAATGAGATTGGTTATGATGTTTTTTATCAAGTCTTAAATGCTTCTAATTTTGGTGTACCTCAAAAGCGAGAAAGAATCTATATTTTAGGTTTTAGAAAAGATTTAAAAGTCAAAAAGTTTGCTTTTCCGAATAGCTATAGTAAGGCAACCAGTTTAATAGATTTTTGTTTAGATGACTCAGAAACTAAAGATTTTATAATTAATAGAAGTGATATAAAAATTAAGGAAAATTTAGAGATAACTAGAGATATTTTAGGTAATTATCCGCAAAAACCGATTAGAATTGGTACTATTAATAAAGGTGGGCAGGGTGAAAGAATTTATCACCAATACGGTCATGCTATCACGTTATCGGCTTATGGTGGCGGTATTGGGGCGAAAACTGGTATTTATTTAATTAATGGTAAAATCCGAAAATTAGCACCGAGAGAATGTGCCAGAATTATGGGATTTCCTGATGATTTTATTATTAGTAATAGTAACAATATTGCTTATAAACAATTCGGTAATAGTGTGGTTGTTAATGTGTTAAGTTCGATCGTTGAAAATGTTTTAGAGATTAATAATTTATTTGCTGATTTAATTTTGTTATAA